Proteins from a genomic interval of Clostridium sp. AN503:
- a CDS encoding Spo0E family sporulation regulatory protein-aspartic acid phosphatase — translation MEISKEELKQKIEDARKMLNNSIDSGENYENVYNYSIALDKLIELYIVSGF, via the coding sequence ATGGAAATTTCGAAAGAGGAACTGAAACAAAAGATTGAGGACGCAAGGAAGATGCTGAACAACAGCATCGACAGCGGGGAAAATTATGAAAATGTTTATAACTACAGCATTGCGCTGGATAAATTGATCGAACTATATATTGTGTCCGGATTTTAA
- the lgt gene encoding prolipoprotein diacylglyceryl transferase, which produces MEGVDISFVHLGIAIQNLRNSISVFGFRIAYYGIIIGLGMLAGIWMAQSDAKRRGQDPEIYLDFALYGIIFSIIGARLYYVIFEWDFYKDNLLEIFNLRAGGLAIYGGVIAAVLTMITYTRLKKVSFFSMADSGVLGLVTGQIIGRWGNFFNCEAFGGYTDSLFAMRIRRSLVSDNMLNADVLSHMVVDNGIEYIQVHPTFLYESLWNLGLLFFMLWYRKHKKFDGEMMWIYLAGYGTGRFWIEGLRTDQLILFGTGLPVSQALSLVLIIVAAANLIYHHRKLQRETKGEAQHGNFERGTETKD; this is translated from the coding sequence ATGGAGGGTGTTGATATTAGTTTCGTTCATCTGGGAATCGCGATACAGAATTTACGGAACAGTATCTCGGTGTTTGGATTCCGAATTGCCTATTACGGGATTATTATCGGACTGGGAATGCTTGCAGGTATCTGGATGGCACAGTCAGATGCGAAGAGGAGGGGACAGGACCCGGAGATCTATCTGGATTTTGCACTGTATGGGATTATTTTTTCTATTATCGGTGCGCGGCTCTATTATGTGATCTTTGAGTGGGATTTTTATAAGGATAATCTGCTGGAGATATTCAATCTGCGGGCTGGCGGGCTGGCAATCTACGGCGGTGTGATCGCAGCGGTCCTGACAATGATCACTTATACCAGACTCAAAAAAGTCTCTTTCTTTTCTATGGCGGACAGTGGCGTGCTGGGACTTGTTACCGGGCAGATCATAGGAAGATGGGGGAATTTTTTTAATTGCGAGGCATTCGGAGGATACACAGACAGTCTGTTTGCCATGCGGATCAGACGTTCGCTTGTCAGTGATAATATGCTGAATGCTGATGTGCTGAGCCACATGGTTGTGGATAACGGAATAGAGTATATCCAGGTGCATCCGACCTTCCTCTATGAGTCTCTTTGGAACCTGGGACTTCTGTTTTTTATGCTCTGGTACCGTAAGCACAAGAAGTTTGATGGCGAGATGATGTGGATTTATCTGGCAGGGTATGGAACAGGCAGATTTTGGATCGAGGGCTTGCGGACAGATCAGCTGATTTTATTTGGAACAGGCCTCCCGGTCTCACAGGCATTGTCATTGGTACTGATTATAGTTGCCGCGGCGAATCTGATCTATCATCACAGGAAGCTGCAGCGGGAGACAAAAGGAGAAGCGCAACATGGAAATTTCGAAAGAGGAACTGAAACAAAAGATTGA
- the ychF gene encoding redox-regulated ATPase YchF, whose amino-acid sequence MKLGIVGLPNVGKSTLFNSLTKAGAESANYPFCTIDPNVGVVAVPDKRLKLLGDLYHSKKVTPAVIEFVDIAGLVKGASKGEGLGNQFLANIREVDAIVHVVRCFEDPNVIHVEGTVDPIRDIETINLELIFSDIEILERRIAKTSKSAMSDKSLAKELEVLKELKAILEDGKLASAYESDDDDVMAFVNSLNLLTCKPVIFAANVSEDDLADDGASNPHVAAVLEFAAENHSEVFVISAQIEQEIAELDDDEKQEYLEALGLSESGLDKLIAASYRLLGLISYLTSGEDETRAWTIKVGTKAPQAAGKIHTDFERGFIRAEVVNYQDLLDCGTYAKAKEKGLVGLEGKEYVVKDGDVILFRFNV is encoded by the coding sequence ATGAAATTAGGTATCGTGGGACTGCCGAATGTCGGAAAAAGTACCCTCTTCAACTCACTGACAAAGGCTGGCGCAGAGTCCGCCAACTATCCGTTCTGCACCATCGACCCCAATGTGGGCGTGGTCGCTGTGCCGGACAAACGCTTAAAGCTTTTAGGAGATCTGTACCATTCCAAGAAGGTGACCCCCGCCGTGATCGAATTCGTGGACATCGCAGGGCTTGTAAAGGGCGCCTCCAAGGGCGAGGGCCTGGGCAACCAGTTCCTGGCCAACATCCGCGAGGTAGATGCGATCGTACATGTGGTGCGCTGCTTTGAGGACCCCAATGTGATCCATGTGGAGGGCACTGTAGATCCGATCCGCGATATTGAGACCATCAACCTGGAGCTGATCTTCTCCGATATCGAGATCCTGGAGCGCCGGATCGCCAAGACCTCCAAGTCCGCCATGAGCGACAAGTCCCTGGCAAAGGAGCTGGAGGTATTAAAGGAACTGAAAGCCATCCTGGAGGACGGGAAGCTGGCATCCGCTTATGAGAGTGACGACGATGACGTGATGGCGTTTGTCAATTCTTTAAATCTGTTGACCTGCAAACCTGTGATCTTCGCCGCCAATGTCAGCGAGGACGACCTTGCCGACGATGGGGCTTCCAACCCGCATGTTGCGGCTGTCCTTGAGTTTGCAGCCGAAAACCACTCCGAGGTATTCGTCATCAGCGCCCAGATCGAGCAGGAGATCGCCGAGCTGGACGACGATGAAAAACAGGAGTATTTAGAAGCCCTTGGACTCTCCGAGTCCGGCCTTGACAAACTGATTGCCGCAAGCTACCGTCTGCTGGGCCTGATCAGCTACTTAACCTCCGGCGAGGATGAGACCCGCGCATGGACCATCAAGGTGGGGACCAAGGCGCCGCAGGCTGCCGGCAAGATCCATACGGATTTTGAGCGGGGCTTCATCCGCGCAGAGGTGGTCAACTACCAGGATCTGCTGGACTGCGGGACCTATGCCAAGGCCAAGGAAAAAGGGCTGGTGGGACTGGAAGGGAAAGAGTATGTCGTCAAAGATGGGGATGTTATTTTGTTCCGGTTTAATGTGTAA
- a CDS encoding GNAT family N-acetyltransferase, with protein sequence MKIIEVTDRNSSMIEQLLKVWESSVKATHLFLSENEIEDIKKYVPQALKEIPHLIVVENEDQVPMGFMGIAGQHLEMLFISHEERGKGLGKELLRYGIEKYSINDLAVNEQNPLAKGFYEHMGFHVYKRTANDEQGNPYPLLYMSRL encoded by the coding sequence ATGAAAATCATTGAAGTAACAGACAGAAATTCATCAATGATAGAACAGTTATTAAAGGTGTGGGAAAGTTCTGTGAAGGCAACGCATCTTTTTCTATCAGAGAATGAAATAGAGGACATTAAGAAGTATGTACCACAGGCATTAAAAGAAATACCACATTTAATTGTTGTGGAAAATGAGGATCAAGTTCCTATGGGATTTATGGGGATAGCAGGACAGCACCTGGAAATGCTGTTTATCTCCCACGAAGAAAGGGGTAAGGGACTGGGTAAAGAATTACTTAGATATGGTATAGAAAAATATTCGATTAACGATTTAGCGGTGAATGAACAAAATCCTCTTGCTAAAGGTTTCTATGAGCACATGGGATTTCACGTTTATAAAAGAACTGCAAATGACGAACAGGGCAATCCCTACCCCCTTTTATATATGAGTAGACTGTAA
- a CDS encoding pyridoxamine 5'-phosphate oxidase family protein, with amino-acid sequence MRRKDREITDRKKIDDMIRSCHCCRLGFCDEGTAYIVPLNFGYVSEEEKQVFYFHGAKEGRKLELIRKYHRAGFELDTAYQLHAGETACSYSAAFQSVIGAGRVDLVEEPEEKRKALCELMRHNTGKSDWTFTDGMLDAVCVFKLEVEEISCKEHE; translated from the coding sequence ATGAGAAGAAAAGACAGGGAGATAACGGACCGTAAAAAGATAGATGATATGATCCGTTCATGCCATTGCTGCAGGCTGGGTTTTTGTGATGAAGGGACGGCATATATCGTCCCTCTGAATTTTGGATATGTTTCGGAGGAGGAAAAACAGGTTTTCTATTTTCATGGGGCCAAAGAAGGGAGGAAGCTGGAGCTGATCCGAAAATATCACCGCGCTGGATTTGAACTGGACACGGCATACCAGCTGCACGCCGGGGAGACCGCCTGCAGCTACTCCGCAGCCTTCCAGAGTGTGATCGGCGCAGGCCGCGTTGATCTTGTTGAGGAACCGGAAGAGAAAAGAAAAGCGCTGTGTGAACTGATGCGGCACAATACGGGAAAGTCTGACTGGACTTTTACCGATGGGATGCTGGATGCGGTGTGCGTGTTCAAGCTGGAGGTGGAGGAGATTTCCTGTAAGGAGCATGAGTAG
- a CDS encoding bifunctional diguanylate cyclase/phosphodiesterase: MTHEEYDSLLMDRSGYLCYICDTETYETLHLTRAAMDLYGLKSPEEYTGRQCYDLLQGLDSPCPFCPNSKLKHGENYCWEHYNTKLDRWLAATDTLLTIEGRSCKMEVANDITQQKEQVSQLSDRLSIESALIECVGILAHEKDMKAAINHFLETIGHFYQARRAYIFEFDPENTIMNNTFEWCDENVSREINNLQEIPIEYASDWLKMFEEKGNFSISSLHKELDPSEPGYRILNDQGIEKLLAAPFLKGEKITGFLGVDDPCVNSTDLTLLRAASDFIMEELEKRRLMSDLEYASFTDLLTGLKNRNQYIRVLSDYSRTPPDSLGVIFIDINGMKKLNDTYGHSFGDYVIIRVASILKEHLTDNLFRIGGDEFVALYPNISKEEFEKKVLNLRREYDADKDCDVSLGYTWSSGELDVVSQIRQADELMYAEKQSYYHSILCTGRMARTGMASEVLQEIKNDRFVVFYQPQFHIKSQKIIGAEALVRKKDNDGVLIPPDRFIPFYELEGVIRHVDLYVLETVCTNLQKWMSEDIPLRISVNFSRVTLMEPDIVKTILDICRRYGVPSSYIMVEVTESISKMDHEQLKRLVHDLAEAGFTISLDDFGSKYSNLSILTALDFNEIKFDKTLVDELEKNPKSQVVMQNSIHICRDLKNTHSIAEGIETRGQLDLLLDYACDYGQGYYFSRPLSEEQFSKLLKEQAKSR; encoded by the coding sequence ATGACACACGAAGAATACGATTCCCTGCTCATGGACCGCAGCGGCTATCTATGCTATATCTGCGATACAGAGACTTATGAGACGCTGCATTTAACCAGGGCAGCAATGGATCTATATGGGCTAAAATCCCCAGAGGAATATACAGGCAGACAATGCTATGATCTTTTACAGGGGCTGGATTCCCCATGCCCGTTCTGCCCGAATTCCAAATTAAAGCACGGGGAGAACTACTGCTGGGAACACTATAACACCAAGCTTGACCGCTGGCTGGCGGCAACAGATACCCTTCTGACCATAGAAGGACGGTCATGCAAGATGGAAGTGGCCAATGATATCACGCAGCAGAAAGAACAGGTGTCACAGTTGTCGGACCGGCTGTCTATTGAGAGCGCCCTGATTGAATGTGTAGGCATCCTGGCCCATGAGAAAGATATGAAAGCTGCCATCAATCACTTTCTGGAAACCATCGGGCATTTTTACCAGGCCAGACGCGCCTATATCTTTGAATTCGATCCTGAGAACACCATCATGAACAACACATTTGAATGGTGTGATGAAAATGTCTCCCGTGAAATCAACAATCTGCAGGAGATTCCGATCGAATATGCCAGTGACTGGCTGAAGATGTTTGAGGAAAAAGGAAATTTTTCGATTTCTTCCCTACACAAAGAGTTAGACCCTTCCGAACCTGGATATCGGATCTTAAACGACCAGGGAATTGAAAAACTCCTTGCAGCACCGTTTCTCAAGGGAGAAAAGATAACCGGTTTTCTCGGTGTGGATGATCCCTGTGTCAACAGTACGGATCTGACTCTGCTCCGCGCTGCCTCCGATTTCATCATGGAAGAGCTTGAGAAACGCCGTCTGATGAGCGATCTGGAATACGCCTCCTTTACGGATCTTCTCACTGGTTTAAAAAACCGCAACCAGTATATACGGGTCCTGTCGGATTACAGCAGGACGCCTCCGGATTCTCTGGGGGTGATCTTTATTGACATCAATGGCATGAAGAAACTCAACGATACCTATGGTCACAGCTTCGGGGATTACGTGATCATCAGAGTGGCCTCCATTTTAAAAGAACACCTTACAGACAACCTGTTCCGTATAGGTGGTGACGAATTCGTCGCATTGTACCCGAATATCAGCAAGGAAGAATTTGAGAAAAAAGTACTGAACCTGCGGCGTGAATATGATGCAGACAAAGACTGCGATGTCTCCCTCGGCTACACCTGGAGCAGCGGGGAACTGGATGTCGTCAGCCAGATCCGCCAGGCTGACGAACTGATGTATGCAGAAAAACAGTCTTACTACCACTCCATCCTGTGCACGGGCCGGATGGCAAGGACCGGTATGGCAAGCGAAGTACTGCAGGAGATAAAAAACGACCGTTTCGTCGTCTTTTACCAGCCGCAGTTCCATATCAAGAGCCAGAAGATCATCGGCGCCGAGGCCCTGGTCCGCAAAAAAGACAACGATGGAGTGCTGATCCCGCCGGACCGTTTCATCCCCTTCTATGAATTAGAGGGTGTGATCCGTCATGTGGACCTGTACGTGCTGGAAACAGTCTGCACAAATCTTCAAAAGTGGATGAGTGAGGACATTCCCCTGCGCATCTCGGTGAATTTTTCAAGAGTGACCCTCATGGAACCGGATATCGTAAAAACCATATTGGATATCTGCCGCCGCTATGGCGTCCCGTCCTCCTATATCATGGTGGAGGTGACGGAGAGCATCAGCAAGATGGATCATGAACAGCTGAAACGCCTTGTCCACGACCTGGCGGAAGCGGGATTTACCATCTCGCTGGATGACTTTGGTTCCAAATACTCCAACCTTTCCATCCTGACGGCCCTGGATTTTAACGAGATCAAGTTTGACAAAACCCTGGTGGATGAACTGGAGAAGAATCCCAAGAGCCAGGTGGTCATGCAGAACAGCATCCATATCTGCAGAGATTTAAAAAATACCCACTCCATCGCTGAGGGTATCGAGACCCGCGGACAGCTGGACCTGCTGTTGGATTATGCATGCGACTACGGACAGGGCTACTACTTCTCCCGTCCGCTTTCGGAAGAACAGTTCAGCAAGCTGCTGAAGGAGCAGGCAAAAAGCAGATAA
- a CDS encoding DUF3795 domain-containing protein produces MKRELGIARCGLACALCSQNETCAGCDSDGCSGSAWCENRRCSMEKGLKGCYECSEDCRKGLLGKAKPHGFTSFVKQYGSGELLDCLERNEGQGVVYHREGISGDYDGFEDEEALIQFIKKGSR; encoded by the coding sequence ATGAAGCGGGAATTAGGGATTGCAAGATGTGGTCTGGCATGTGCACTGTGTTCACAGAATGAGACCTGTGCGGGCTGTGATTCAGACGGTTGTTCCGGCAGCGCCTGGTGTGAGAACCGGAGATGTTCCATGGAAAAAGGGTTGAAGGGCTGTTATGAGTGCAGTGAGGACTGCCGAAAAGGACTGCTGGGCAAGGCTAAACCACATGGTTTTACCAGTTTTGTGAAGCAGTATGGCAGTGGGGAGCTTTTGGACTGTCTGGAGAGGAATGAAGGTCAGGGCGTTGTCTATCACCGGGAAGGGATAAGCGGCGACTACGATGGCTTCGAGGATGAGGAAGCGCTGATTCAGTTCATTAAAAAAGGAAGCAGATAA
- a CDS encoding sodium-dependent transporter translates to MKTNNKWASKMGFILATAGAAIGLGNLWKFPYLMGRNGGFPFLVAYLFFICILGVPVMITEMSLGRKTGQNPVLAYDSIHPHAKIVGYFGVLAAFVILSYYAVIGGWIIKYFTSYAFTAHAPADFTAFIAKPTEPLAWFFLFMLMTGIICYFGVDGIERASKFMMPALFVILLIIIGRGLTLPGASKGLAFIFKPRFDDFSAGSVSAALGQVFYSLSLCMGITITYGSYLNRHVSIPKSCIHIALLDTAIAVLAGIAIFPAVFACGLEPASGPSLIFVTLPRVFESMTGGSLFAALFFLLVFFAAVTSAVALLEVCVSFVMGSWHWSRKKAVLILTAVIFLLGTPSSLSFGPLADVTILNYSIFDFVCMLTDNIFLPFGGICMCYYVGWKWKPDILLEEIRQDGVQFKLAKAWLFLIRFITPVMVAVVTLTGFFGVYQTIIK, encoded by the coding sequence ATGAAAACAAACAACAAATGGGCCAGCAAGATGGGCTTTATCCTGGCTACGGCAGGAGCTGCCATCGGTCTCGGCAATCTCTGGAAATTTCCCTACCTGATGGGGCGTAACGGAGGCTTTCCGTTCCTTGTGGCATATCTGTTTTTTATCTGCATTCTGGGAGTACCGGTCATGATCACGGAAATGTCACTGGGACGCAAGACCGGACAGAACCCGGTACTGGCCTATGATTCCATCCATCCGCACGCGAAGATCGTAGGCTATTTCGGCGTGCTGGCAGCTTTCGTCATCCTGTCCTACTATGCGGTGATCGGCGGATGGATCATCAAATATTTTACCAGCTACGCTTTCACGGCCCACGCTCCGGCAGATTTTACCGCCTTTATCGCAAAACCCACGGAGCCTCTGGCCTGGTTCTTCCTGTTCATGCTGATGACCGGGATCATCTGCTATTTCGGGGTGGACGGTATTGAGCGGGCAAGTAAATTCATGATGCCTGCACTGTTTGTCATCCTTTTGATCATCATTGGCCGCGGCCTGACCCTGCCAGGCGCGTCAAAGGGGCTGGCTTTCATCTTCAAACCTCGGTTTGACGATTTCAGCGCCGGTTCCGTCAGCGCCGCACTGGGACAGGTGTTTTACTCCTTAAGCCTCTGCATGGGCATCACGATCACTTACGGCAGTTATTTGAACCGGCATGTGAGCATCCCGAAAAGCTGCATCCACATCGCGCTCCTTGATACGGCGATCGCGGTACTGGCGGGGATCGCTATCTTCCCCGCAGTATTTGCCTGCGGCCTGGAACCGGCGTCAGGACCAAGCCTGATCTTCGTCACCCTGCCCCGTGTATTTGAATCCATGACGGGAGGCTCCCTGTTTGCGGCCCTGTTCTTCCTGCTGGTATTCTTTGCTGCCGTGACCAGTGCCGTAGCGCTCCTTGAGGTATGTGTGTCCTTTGTTATGGGCTCCTGGCATTGGAGCAGGAAAAAAGCCGTCCTGATTTTGACGGCTGTGATCTTCCTTCTGGGCACGCCCAGCTCCCTTTCCTTCGGACCGCTGGCTGATGTGACCATCTTAAACTATAGTATTTTTGACTTTGTATGTATGTTGACCGACAACATCTTCCTGCCCTTCGGCGGGATCTGCATGTGCTATTATGTGGGCTGGAAGTGGAAACCGGATATCCTGCTGGAAGAGATCAGGCAGGATGGAGTCCAGTTTAAACTGGCGAAAGCATGGCTGTTCTTAATTCGCTTTATAACACCGGTGATGGTCGCGGTGGTGACCCTGACGGGATTCTTCGGCGTATATCAGACCATCATAAAATAA
- a CDS encoding pyridoxamine 5'-phosphate oxidase family protein codes for MRDAEKTIGNLIDKQGVSFISSVDADGYPNTKAMLPPRRREGLRVFYFTTNTSSMRVSQYRKNPRACIYFCDRRFFRGVMLKGTMEVLEDSESKEMIWREGDTMYYPGGVTDPDYCVLRFTAEKGRYYSSFKSEDFEV; via the coding sequence ATGAGAGATGCAGAAAAAACGATCGGGAACCTGATCGATAAACAGGGGGTGTCATTTATCAGCTCTGTCGATGCAGACGGTTATCCCAACACGAAGGCCATGCTGCCGCCCCGCAGGAGGGAGGGACTCAGGGTGTTCTACTTTACGACGAACACATCTTCCATGAGAGTATCCCAATACAGGAAGAATCCCAGGGCCTGCATCTACTTTTGTGACAGGCGCTTTTTCAGGGGAGTGATGCTTAAGGGAACGATGGAGGTCTTAGAGGACAGCGAAAGTAAGGAGATGATCTGGCGGGAGGGCGATACCATGTATTATCCCGGCGGAGTGACAGACCCGGACTACTGTGTGCTGCGTTTTACCGCAGAAAAGGGGAGATATTACAGCAGCTTCAAATCCGAAGATTTTGAAGTCTGA
- a CDS encoding helix-turn-helix domain-containing protein, protein MKMRDEYTCPLELTHDMIKGKWKPIILWQLSKGPQSLSSLKKEIGGISQKMLLQHLSELKTCGAVEKNTYDGYPLRVDYYLTERGKKVFEAVAIMQTVGIEIMLEDGKAELLREKGLL, encoded by the coding sequence ATGAAGATGCGCGATGAATACACCTGCCCTCTGGAACTGACTCACGATATGATCAAAGGCAAGTGGAAGCCGATCATTCTCTGGCAGCTGAGCAAAGGCCCTCAGTCCCTGTCCTCCCTGAAAAAGGAGATCGGAGGCATCAGCCAGAAGATGCTTCTCCAACATTTAAGCGAATTGAAAACCTGCGGCGCTGTGGAAAAAAATACATATGACGGTTATCCGCTCCGGGTAGATTACTATCTGACGGAACGTGGGAAAAAGGTGTTTGAAGCGGTTGCGATCATGCAGACTGTGGGGATTGAGATCATGCTGGAAGACGGGAAAGCTGAGCTGCTTAGAGAGAAAGGATTATTATAG
- a CDS encoding diaminopimelate decarboxylase, whose translation MEKRPFVTKAQLDEIIETYPTPFHLYDEKGIRENAMRLKEAFSWNPGYKEYFAVKATPNPYILKLLKECGCGTDCSSATELMMSEAVGLTGHDIMFSSNDTPPEEFKLAEELGAIINLDDITHIDCVEQVLGYIPKTISCRYNPGGLFKISNDIMDNPGDSKYGMTTEQMFEAYKLLRSKGAEEFGIHAFLASNTVTNEYYPLLAKVLFELAVQLHEETGAHIKFINLSGGIGIPYRPDQEPNDIKVIGEGVRRVYEEVLVPAGMGDVEIYTELGRFMLGPYGSLVTKAIHEKHTHKEYVGVDACAVNLMRPAMYGAYHHITVMGKEDMPCDHKYDIVGSLCENNDKFAIDRMLPEIQKGDLLYIHDTGAHGFAMGYNYNGKLKSAELLLKEDGSVQMIRRAETPRDYFITLDGCGMMEKYLRDI comes from the coding sequence GTGGAAAAGAGACCATTTGTAACAAAAGCACAATTAGATGAGATCATAGAGACCTATCCGACTCCGTTCCATCTGTACGATGAGAAGGGGATCCGGGAGAATGCCATGCGTCTTAAGGAGGCTTTTTCCTGGAATCCGGGATATAAAGAATATTTTGCAGTAAAGGCCACACCCAATCCATACATCCTGAAGCTTTTGAAGGAGTGCGGCTGCGGGACCGACTGTTCCTCTGCCACAGAGCTGATGATGTCGGAGGCCGTGGGGCTTACCGGCCATGATATCATGTTTTCCTCCAACGACACGCCGCCGGAGGAGTTTAAGCTGGCGGAGGAGCTGGGGGCGATCATCAACCTGGACGATATCACCCATATCGACTGTGTGGAGCAGGTCCTGGGCTATATTCCGAAGACCATCAGCTGCCGCTACAATCCGGGCGGTCTGTTCAAGATCAGCAATGACATCATGGATAACCCGGGAGATTCCAAATACGGTATGACCACAGAGCAGATGTTTGAGGCCTATAAGCTCCTGCGATCCAAAGGAGCGGAGGAGTTCGGCATCCACGCATTCCTGGCAAGCAACACTGTGACTAACGAATATTATCCACTTCTGGCTAAGGTTTTGTTTGAACTTGCAGTCCAGCTCCACGAGGAGACCGGCGCTCACATCAAGTTCATCAACTTGTCAGGAGGGATCGGTATCCCCTACCGTCCGGATCAGGAGCCGAATGATATCAAAGTCATCGGTGAGGGCGTACGCAGGGTATATGAGGAAGTGCTGGTGCCGGCAGGCATGGGCGACGTGGAGATCTATACGGAGCTGGGGCGGTTTATGCTGGGGCCGTACGGAAGCCTGGTGACGAAAGCGATCCATGAGAAACACACCCACAAGGAGTACGTGGGCGTGGACGCCTGTGCCGTGAATCTGATGCGCCCGGCCATGTACGGAGCATACCACCATATTACGGTGATGGGGAAGGAAGATATGCCCTGTGACCATAAGTACGATATCGTAGGTTCCCTCTGTGAGAACAATGACAAGTTCGCCATCGACCGGATGCTGCCGGAGATCCAGAAAGGTGACCTGCTCTATATCCATGATACCGGCGCCCACGGTTTTGCCATGGGATATAACTACAATGGGAAACTGAAATCTGCGGAGCTGCTTTTAAAAGAGGATGGAAGCGTGCAGATGATCCGCAGGGCGGAGACTCCCAGAGATTATTTTATCACCCTGGACGGGTGCGGGATGATGGAGAAATATCTCCGGGATATTTAA
- the pyk gene encoding pyruvate kinase, with product MKKTKIICTMGPNTNDRDLMKALAENGMDIARFNFSHGDYEEQKSRLDMLKSIREELGLPVAALLDTKGPEIRTGLLKDEKKVTLTEGQTYTLTTREIIGDDKIGHINYSGLNEDVTAGNKILIDDGLIELEVQEVNGTDIICKVINGGELGMRKGVNVPNVKIKLPALTDKDKADIQFGIEQGFDFIAASFVRTADAIREIREILDAAGSTIQVIAKIENAEGIENLDAIIEASDGIMVARGDMGVEIPAEQVPHIQKTIIRKCNLACKPVITATQMLDSMIRNPRPTRAEVTDVANAVYDGTDAVMLSGETAMGKYPVEALKMMAQICEASEQYLDYSAYRQRKVSDENASNISNAVCYSSVSTAHDLSAKVIVAPTISGFTARLLSKWRPGVQIIGLSPSASAVRQMQIYWGVKPFQAKRAESTDLLIDSSLDLLKNKGIIESGDVTVFTAGVVMRASRHEPATHTNIMRVVVVD from the coding sequence ATGAAGAAAACCAAGATTATCTGCACCATGGGACCGAACACCAATGACAGGGATCTGATGAAAGCGCTTGCCGAGAACGGCATGGATATCGCGCGTTTCAACTTTTCCCACGGAGATTACGAGGAGCAGAAGAGCCGTCTCGATATGTTAAAGAGCATCCGTGAGGAGCTGGGCCTGCCGGTTGCGGCGCTTTTGGATACCAAGGGGCCGGAGATCCGTACCGGGCTTTTAAAGGATGAGAAAAAGGTCACTCTGACCGAGGGGCAGACCTATACCCTGACCACCCGCGAGATCATCGGTGATGATAAGATCGGCCATATCAACTACAGCGGCCTCAATGAGGATGTGACGGCAGGCAATAAGATCCTGATCGATGACGGTCTCATTGAACTGGAGGTCCAGGAGGTAAACGGCACCGATATCATCTGTAAGGTCATCAATGGCGGCGAGCTTGGCATGAGAAAAGGCGTAAACGTACCGAATGTGAAGATCAAGCTTCCGGCACTCACGGATAAAGACAAGGCGGATATTCAGTTTGGTATTGAGCAGGGATTTGATTTCATTGCCGCTTCTTTTGTCCGGACCGCAGATGCGATCCGTGAGATCCGTGAGATCCTGGATGCTGCGGGCTCCACCATCCAGGTGATCGCAAAGATCGAGAATGCGGAAGGCATTGAGAACCTGGATGCGATCATTGAGGCCAGCGACGGGATCATGGTAGCCCGCGGTGATATGGGCGTGGAGATTCCGGCGGAGCAGGTTCCGCACATCCAGAAGACCATTATCCGCAAATGTAACCTGGCATGTAAGCCGGTTATCACGGCTACCCAGATGCTGGATTCCATGATCCGCAATCCAAGACCGACCAGGGCCGAGGTGACAGACGTGGCCAATGCAGTGTACGACGGGACAGATGCGGTGATGCTGTCCGGCGAGACCGCCATGGGCAAGTACCCGGTGGAGGCGCTCAAGATGATGGCGCAGATCTGCGAGGCATCCGAGCAGTATTTAGACTACAGTGCATACCGCCAGAGGAAGGTATCCGATGAGAATGCCAGCAACATCTCCAATGCGGTCTGCTATTCCTCCGTATCCACGGCACACGACTTGAGCGCAAAGGTCATCGTTGCGCCGACTATCAGCGGATTTACCGCCCGCCTGCTCTCCAAATGGAGACCGGGAGTGCAGATCATCGGCCTGTCCCCGAGCGCGTCGGCAGTGCGTCAGATGCAGATCTACTGGGGCGTAAAACCGTTCCAGGCAAAGCGCGCGGAGTCAACGGACCTTCTGATCGATTCCTCCCTGGATCTGTTAAAGAACAAAGGGATCATCGAGAGCGGAGATGTGACTGTATTTACGGCGGGCGTGGTGATGAGAGCGAGCCGCCACGAACCGGCGACCCACACCAACATCATGCGCGTTGTAGTTGTAGATTGA